The Syngnathus scovelli strain Florida chromosome 17, RoL_Ssco_1.2, whole genome shotgun sequence sequence gaTTACATGCAGGATGATTGACAGTCAAACTtctctgaaacaaaaaaaatgtgggggAAAATAGGAGAATTCTTCTGCTCTTCAAAGTCATCACATGAACAGAAAACTGCATGGTTTCAGTCCTTTATTCACTAGAATATAGATCGATAGGAAATCAAAGGAAAATGCTATTAATGACAAGTTGAGTGGACTCTCGCCTAGCTGTTACAAATAGCACAAACGTTGAGATGCCTcatgaccccccctccccccccaaaaaaataaattacagtTGCCAAAACCAAACACACTGATCAGGTTTTGGGGTAGGGCTGGGATGGAAGGGGAGTTTGTGGAGGGCTCGATATAGCCGAGCTGACATAACAGACTTGGTCTAACGCACTGCGAAATTTGGGACTCGGGTAACATGGATGTGGCATCCAGAGAACGCAGGAGTTTGGGGTGGGGGGCTGTACATTGAAGTAGAAAGGTCCCAAAGTAGAAACTGCAGTCTTAACATGTGCCATACTTTAAAATGTAGAGGAAAAACACCCTTTACACTCATCAATATGATGAGCAGAAAAGTCCCAAACCAAAGCTCTGAAGTCTTTATTTTTGCTAGTGGGGGGGAGGGGAATGGGGGCGGGGGACGTAGAGGAGAAACTCCAACAACAGGAGGAGGAAAGTACTCCTTTGATGACGCAGATTGGCTGGTGGGGTGGGAGACACTTCGGCACTGGGGGAAGGGGGGGCTGGGGAGGTTATTTCCTGGAGCTAGAATGCTAATATCCAAAAGTTACTGGTCTGGAGGGACCACGTTGGTCAAAGGGGGTGTCCGTGGAGAtgccaacagaaaaaaaatgcctcCAAAGTGGCATCTCTGCAGGCTGTCTCAGAGGGATAGCGCTATGTGCTTCCCGCAGCCTGGTTCTCTCCTCCCTCGGTGTTAGCTGCAGGTGGACAAAACAGACGCCTGGTTGGGGAGGGACTAGCAGTGTAGAAAGGACTAAGACAAAAGTGGAGTGACTTACTCGTTGCGGAAGCGCTGCCTTCCTCGTCGCTGTCGTCCTCGTTGGACTGCGGCACCTCGGCGTCGGGGATGGTTGTCACCGGGGCTTCGGGCTCCTGCTCCGCCCGGCTTTTTAGGGCCAAAATCCGGTGATGCAATGCCGCCGCCAGCTGACCTACATCCTTGGAACTACCCTGAGGAGCACAATAGAGCAATCTTTTGAAGCGAATCATGAGGCATCCTTGTAGAAAACAGCATAAGTGGGAAAGTTCCtgcttgctttgactggggagaGTAGCACCATCTGGTGGACAACAAAGCAATTACAGCCAATTAAGCCAGTCTCACACAGGTATATTATGTCTCATCAAAAGATTTACAGGAATTATGACTTGTGAGTTGTGTGAATATGTATTAGCTTTCAACGTTTCATGTTCCATTAGTAGTAAATACAAGTATGGAGCTGAATGTAACAGTCCTACATTGGTGAAACTACTTTCAACACAATCTAACAGTTTGGTCAAAACATACCGATATTAAGAAGACCTTGACTCCTTGATCCTCTGTGTCTGTGGCCGTGACCCGTACACTTTTGTCGCTTGCCTTGTCCACTTGCATCTGGGGCCAAAGTTTAGTGTTGAGGATCAACCGAAGGCTGCCCTGGGTCCTCATCACTGGAGggagtcccaaaaaaaaaaaagaccatgctTAGCCATCACAAGTCACGACAGGCCATAATACACACTTATTTCGCTTGCGTTTACCTAGACGCGACTGTAGCGTGCCATCGTCCGTCGACGCCATGTCGTTAAGCCGCAGTAGACCCCGCCCTCGCTCTATCCATGACTGAGTCGTCTTCTCGAAGACGTACAACTTGCACTGCATCTGAATTGCGGGACAAAGCAAACTCACTGGCTGTGTACCTGTTGCAGGtgccaaaatgtcaaatgaaCCCTCGACGGCACCTGTAAAACATTGCTTTCTGATTCTTCCCCGGTTTTCACGTCCACTTTCTCTAAGATGCACTTCTTGGCTGTGGCTTTGGTGTAGGCGGCGGCAGACTCCTCCAAAGACTCCGACACGCTGTTCAATGCTGGGAAGAGTGCAAACTGTCAAGTGCTGAGCTGGACTATAAACCTTGAGAGCCTGAACAGCCACTCCAAACTACTCCAACGGACACTACTCGACTTCAAACTGCAAGCAAAGAGGTAGCCAGGAAAGGATTTTTTACTGTATCCTACCTAAACAGAGCCTGTTGATTTACTTGGGCCATTCCCCCCGCCCCACCCATTCAGAGTTCAATTTTAgtttgcgtgcatgtgtggCTTGGGTACTGGAAACCCATTTACAGGGTGAAAtacaggactggttgcaagacaaacTGAAGTTTGTTTCCCCAAGGACTGCCTTTAAATTCAACTTCACCTCGAGGGACAGAAACGCTGACTTCTTTTTTCCGAGATGTACTTTTTCAGTCTCAAAACCCTTAATGAGAACATAAATTGTCGTGTATGAAGGGAGGCGGGGGTGGCAGTTACCCTTCTCTGGGGTGGCCTCCTGTGACGGGGGCTCTGAAGCCTCTGGAACCTCTTTACTATCTTCATTGGCAGTCTCACCCTTGGGAGGACTCTGGGatgggagacaaaaaaaaaaaaaagatacacacAGCCATGTGGGAAATTTTCCAAATTTGGACATTGTCCAACTTGGTTGACCATGCAAACAAGCCGCCGACACTCACCAAAACTCGTTCGGACATGTTCTGTCCAAACACAAATTTCGCCCCACTGTCTGCACTGTTTGAGGCATTATTTAAACTGGGAAGACAAAGAACGGATGAATTAATTCATGCAATAATAACAATCAATATTAATGAGCAAGAGACTATAGTGAGATTACCTTGGGGTAGAGATGTACTGCAAGAAATAATTGGTTCCCTCTGCTTGACAGTCTCCTGGAAGAATGTCCTTTGACTTTTCTTCTTTACTGTTCTGGTCCAACTAGAAAGAAGACACGGGAGGAATCGCTCACATCTTTAGAGAGTGTTGTGAATTTCGAGTAAGTGACGCAAACTAAGAGCTGTGTTGAACATTTTTCTGTAGCTCATGCAAACCCCACCTTTGCTCTGTCTTTgatattctgaccaaatacaaaaGAATTTGCTACATCTCCTTCCTCCTTCTCGTTCCCTCCTTCATCTTTGACGTCACTTGGGCCGTCTTCCTCATTTTCGTGTTTCTGAAATAAACGGGAATACAAAACAAACTCCACAACTAGGACCAGGGAGGAACCATTTGCAGGATGTTACCAGTGACATGTTCGGGGCGGCTGAGTGCTCTGTGTTGTTCAGGAAAAGGGACTGGGCGACTGAAGGGCCGTCTGACAACTTCTTCACGCCATTGGTTCCGCAAGTGGAGTCTGCAAGGAAAGAAAAGATGTAAAAGACACAAGTGTGAACGAAGATGTCGAGcaaagtaactgtgactctgcaGCACGTGAGCAAATGTGATTTTCCCTACTAGACTCTGTGTGGGATTTGGAGGGTGGCGCTTGAAGAACCGCCGGGCGGAGAACGCTGCGTTGTTGCTCTTTCGGTTTTTGACTCGGGACGCCTGCAAGAACAAACGCACGTGCTTGCTTTTCTCAGAAGATGCCGTTCGGTGCAGAAGGTTTGCAACAACTGTTCCAAACATTTGCTACTTCCTTTACATTGGATTCAATGTGAAAAAGCTAGGCACAAATGTGGCTTGAGGCAACATGCGGCACAAACCTGAACTGGGCGCTTGCCCGTGTATGAGAGTTGGCGGCTTTAATCGGAACCCAACTGGCTTCTCCTCTGGCGACGCCCGAATGCAGGTGAAGGGACAAAACATTAAACATACATCGATCATATAACAACTTAGGTTCTTTTGCACCTCTCTGAGCCGCTTGGGCCTGTTACCACGGCAACACTCAGTCATTTCTAAGTCCTCAATTCAGACAAATGTTAGGGACTTCATTTTGATTCTAATGCCTCGACACGAGTCTTAAAATGTGGCAGTGATCCAGACACAGGCGACAAGCTGTGTTTGGACGTTCTACTGATGCAAACATTCATGACCTGTTAAGAAAACATGATGTTGAGATTATTAGAGTTATATCTTTTTGGGGTTCTGGGGTGCATGCGCTGGATGCACCGCATTCACTGATCTGCATACCAACTGACAATTGCGCTGCTTGGTATTGCAGCGCTGCTTTCTCGAGTGAAAGTACAAGACATGCTGTCTTGATCTactttttccagtccctgaactcaaaaaaggagcCACCTCTCTAGTTGTCCCGGTGACGCAAGCATTGGAGGGTAAGCGGTGGCAAATTTACGGGAGACAGGAACTCCTCCTCAAAACAGAAATGCGCTAAAATTCTGGAAGACCAACATTTTGCCACATTTTGTTCTTAAGATAGTTTTCCTTACAAAACAATTTAATGTTATAAATTTAGAAAACTCACCAGGCTCAGAGTCAGAGTTCCCAGTTGGAGACTGGCAGAAACTGGGGGGCATGAATATGTTGTTCTTGGGAACTGCAAAAGAGTTTGGGAGAAAGCCTCAGCATACAAATCAACTCTGTGCTCCAAGCAAACAGCAACAAAGTTGTTACCCGACTGTAGCGGTGGGAATGATGAAGTCCGCTCCCTTTTTACTGGAGGGAAGTAGTTCGCCTCGTCTTTATCTGAATCTGAGCGAGCAAATGCGAGAAATATTTTAATAACAATAGCAAAGCCATCAGCCTTTTCAGATGTCAGATTTTTACCTTCTCCATCCTCTGCACTTGAGCCCTCTGCAGATCGctgtaacaaacaaacaaacaaacaaacaaacaatctcAAGAAGGGCAAATCTTCAATAAAAAACATTGTACCAGCTTAAAAATATCCTTTactttgtcatttgaaaatttACAACTCAACATCAAGCGCAATCGTGACTACAATTGATATATGTGCATGAGAAGCCCTCTCGTGGAGCCTTGTTTACAGTTCAGCCAGTGGTGAGGAATGTGCTAAGCGCCTTCTTCAAAGACGTTCTTATTTTAGCTAGCAAAAGAGCTTCATCATCGTCGGGggaagggaaaataaaaaaataaaaaaatttaaaaaaagactcaCCTTCTGAGTTTTGTctttttggaaaacaaacacaGGGGGCGCTATGGCAGGCTTGTCtgtcaggataaaaaaaaaagattatcggAGAGCAGACGATGTTGTGTCTACTCCGCACCAACAGGAGGCAGCATACGATGACAATTGTCTCAATAGGAGCATATTTATGGACTCAACTGCATTTAGGGGATCGAACAAGTTATTTTGAGGTCAATTTTGAAATGACAATTTTAAAACTCTTGTTTTCCCTACTTGTTTTTTATACAAAAACAGCACAAACATGTGATCATaaaccaaaacaataaaaacaaataaatgcacctATGAAACTCAATAAAACAATTCTGTCATTACAGAGGCGCACCAGCTAAATTCAGGTCAGGCCCTAGTTTCATCCTCTACCactatttgtatttttctctctctacaaaataaaaattgtgtGTCATTTAATCCTTCCAGATGACTCCATACTTTTATCATTCAGATATATTACATGGTTCCTAAGCATTTCACGTCATTAAATACACTTCCATAAATTGTCATTCCGcattcacacacaatttctaAAGAACTTGCTTCATCCAGTTACACATTGTACTACCATACATTTGTTAAATTGTCAAGACTTTATGCATAGGTAGTGTTCAGAGGACTAGGGACAGAGTGTGAATAAATATATTAGATAAGGCAATAAAGCTCATTGCCTCATATCAAGCTACTTCTTTGGCCCCAAAATGAGCCAAAGCAATAGTTCTCTGTCAGACACAGCACTGGTCCAAGTTGACTATATATACAGGCATTTGCTAGCCATTGTTGGTTTTTAGTTCATTTCACCAAAGCAACTTGAGTGCTGCTTTTATGGCACACAGGCAGTACTGCAACTGCAACAACAGTTTTATGGGTGACTATGCTCATCCAGTTTATGATTTCAAATTATATGCCATCGAGCGCTCCTAATGTCATACCTAGTGcgtaatataataaaaaatacgaGACAGTTTGGTCAATGAATGCAAGTAGAAATCGGATAACATTGATATAGTGTCGAAATTAGCACATATATTGGTATTACTAACGCAGCAAACACTCGTAAACATAACATgtctattttttgtgtgtgttccgtACTGGTATCAAATAACACAACGGCACCTCTTTACAGGTTATCTCTTTTTAATTTATAGACCAACACGAGCATCTTCCGGAAGCTATCCAGCAAATAGACGGTGCCACCTAGTTGAGCCGCGATGGTGAGGGAGAGTAGCTGAACATCGCTCCAGTTGTGACGTTTCCACAAACGTCGTTCGCAACAATCTCGATACCGCATATTTAACGTAATGGCAATCACTCCTGGACAAGTGCATTTGGTCCCGAATACATAGGAAGAAAAATATTACTTTACCCGCCTAAACACACGTCTACGAACTGACAGGCTCGGCCTGACATGTATTCAGTGGCTCCGAACAAAGCAACACTTCTAATAGCTGTGAACGTGCAAGAAAACGCGAAGCGTCTATTACAGTCTTTACATGTATAATAAACT is a genomic window containing:
- the ranbp3b gene encoding ran-binding protein 3b — its product is MQAGRVELLTARVSAPSPGLRLSYLRGGLWVCERRSKMADLANEDKPAIAPPVFVFQKDKTQKRSAEGSSAEDGEDSDKDEANYFPPVKRERTSSFPPLQSVPKNNIFMPPSFCQSPTGNSDSEPEEKPVGFRLKPPTLIHGQAPSSGVPSQKPKEQQRSVLRPAVLQAPPSKSHTESNSTCGTNGVKKLSDGPSVAQSLFLNNTEHSAAPNMSLKHENEEDGPSDVKDEGGNEKEEGDVANSFVFGQNIKDRAKLDQNSKEEKSKDILPGDCQAEGTNYFLQYISTPSLNNASNSADSGAKFVFGQNMSERVLSPPKGETANEDSKEVPEASEPPSQEATPEKALNSVSESLEESAAAYTKATAKKCILEKVDVKTGEESESNVLQMQCKLYVFEKTTQSWIERGRGLLRLNDMASTDDGTLQSRLVMRTQGSLRLILNTKLWPQMQVDKASDKSVRVTATDTEDQGVKVFLISGSSKDVGQLAAALHHRILALKSRAEQEPEAPVTTIPDAEVPQSNEDDSDEEGSASATTNTEGGENQAAGST